One genomic region from Salvia hispanica cultivar TCC Black 2014 chromosome 2, UniMelb_Shisp_WGS_1.0, whole genome shotgun sequence encodes:
- the LOC125207892 gene encoding WAT1-related protein At3g28050-like isoform X1: MATTWIRRSLPYAGMVSAVVTIAINQITSKMAMSNGTSFYILSVYSNAFAALLLFPTAYLFHRSKRPPLSFSVLWRIFFLASFGCFSDMTSYSGVNYSSPTLSTAMLNLVPAFAYILAIIFRLEKVDFRRLSTMAKSLGTVVSISGAFVVTFYNGPAILNTPLTSGSLTHLSLSSTQNWVLGGFLLASGAFAVASWCILQAFILKMYPAEMIVVAFYCLFVTIQSSVVTLIAVRDASIWRIDTRIGLYAILFSAIINIACRLYVTSWCIWKKGPLFVALFKPLAIVVAVIIGVIFMKETLYLGSLVGAFVLVVGFYAVIWGKSKEEKINNDTQSSNYQALLLHENTEQV, encoded by the exons ATGGCGACGACTTGGATTCGGAGGTCACTGCCGTATGCAGGGATGGTGTCGGCAGTCGTAACTATAGCCATAAACCAGATAACAAGCAAAATGGCCATGTCCAATGGCACCAGCTTCTACATTTTGTCCGTCTATTCTAATGCTTTCGCCGCTCTCCTTCTTTTCCCTACCGCCTATCTCTTCCACCG GTCAAAGCGCCCCCCTTTATCGTTTTCGGTGCTCTGGAGGATTTTCTTTCTTGCTTCTTTTGG ATGTTTCTCAGACATGACTTCGTATTCTGGTGTAAATTATAGCTCGCCAACACTTAGTACAGCCATGTTGAATCTTGTTCCAGCATTCGCGTACATCCTTGCTATTATTTTCAG GTTGGAAAAAGTAGATTTCAGAAGATTAAGTACCATGGCTAAATCTTTGGGCACTGTAGTCTCCATATCAGGAGCATTTGTGGTAACCTTCTATAACGGACCAGCTATCCTCAACACGCCACTAACTTCCGGCTCTTTAACTCATCTCTCCTTGTCATCGACACAAAATTGGGTCCTTGGAGGATTTTTGCTCGCTTCTGGTGCCTTTGCAGTTGCATCTTGGTGCATATTACAG GCCTTCATACTGAAGATGTATCCAGCTGAAATGATTGTAGTTGCTTTTTACTGTCTCTTTGTAACCATCCAATCTTCAGTGGTCACTCTGATTGCCGTAAGAGATGCATCTATATGGAGAATCGACACGAGGATTGGCCTATATGCTATTCTCTTTTCA GCAATCATTAACATAGCATGCAGGCTCTATGTAACTTCTTGGTGCATCTGGAAGAAAGGCCCGCTCTTCGTTGCGCTGTTCAAGCCGCTGGCAATAGTCGTCGCTGTTATCATTGGTGTCATCTTTATGAAAGAGACTCTCTACCTTGGAAG TTTGGTTGGGGCATTTGTGTTGGTTGTTGGCTTCTATGCGGTGATATGGGGAAAATCCaaagaagagaagataaaTAATGACACACAATCATCAAACTATCAGGCTCTCCTGTTGCACGAGAATACAGAACAAGTGTAG
- the LOC125207892 gene encoding WAT1-related protein At3g28050-like isoform X2 yields the protein MAPASTFCPSILMLSPLSFFSLPPISSTGQSAPLYRFRCSGGFSFLLLLDMTSYSGVNYSSPTLSTAMLNLVPAFAYILAIIFRLEKVDFRRLSTMAKSLGTVVSISGAFVVTFYNGPAILNTPLTSGSLTHLSLSSTQNWVLGGFLLASGAFAVASWCILQAFILKMYPAEMIVVAFYCLFVTIQSSVVTLIAVRDASIWRIDTRIGLYAILFSAIINIACRLYVTSWCIWKKGPLFVALFKPLAIVVAVIIGVIFMKETLYLGSLVGAFVLVVGFYAVIWGKSKEEKINNDTQSSNYQALLLHENTEQV from the exons ATGGCACCAGCTTCTACATTTTGTCCGTCTATTCTAATGCTTTCGCCGCTCTCCTTCTTTTCCCTACCGCCTATCTCTTCCACCG GTCAAAGCGCCCCCCTTTATCGTTTTCGGTGCTCTGGAGGATTTTCTTTCTTGCTTCTTTTGG ACATGACTTCGTATTCTGGTGTAAATTATAGCTCGCCAACACTTAGTACAGCCATGTTGAATCTTGTTCCAGCATTCGCGTACATCCTTGCTATTATTTTCAG GTTGGAAAAAGTAGATTTCAGAAGATTAAGTACCATGGCTAAATCTTTGGGCACTGTAGTCTCCATATCAGGAGCATTTGTGGTAACCTTCTATAACGGACCAGCTATCCTCAACACGCCACTAACTTCCGGCTCTTTAACTCATCTCTCCTTGTCATCGACACAAAATTGGGTCCTTGGAGGATTTTTGCTCGCTTCTGGTGCCTTTGCAGTTGCATCTTGGTGCATATTACAG GCCTTCATACTGAAGATGTATCCAGCTGAAATGATTGTAGTTGCTTTTTACTGTCTCTTTGTAACCATCCAATCTTCAGTGGTCACTCTGATTGCCGTAAGAGATGCATCTATATGGAGAATCGACACGAGGATTGGCCTATATGCTATTCTCTTTTCA GCAATCATTAACATAGCATGCAGGCTCTATGTAACTTCTTGGTGCATCTGGAAGAAAGGCCCGCTCTTCGTTGCGCTGTTCAAGCCGCTGGCAATAGTCGTCGCTGTTATCATTGGTGTCATCTTTATGAAAGAGACTCTCTACCTTGGAAG TTTGGTTGGGGCATTTGTGTTGGTTGTTGGCTTCTATGCGGTGATATGGGGAAAATCCaaagaagagaagataaaTAATGACACACAATCATCAAACTATCAGGCTCTCCTGTTGCACGAGAATACAGAACAAGTGTAG